The uncultured Fibrobacter sp. genome includes the window GGCCGCAAGTATCGACACGGTGGCAAGGGAAAAGTTGCATGATAATTTGCGCAAGAAACTTGGAAACAACGATGACTTGCGTTCTCTTTGTTCGGGTCTCAAAATCTGTCTGAATGTTGATTTCGAAGGTTGCTTCGAAGAAGACAAGAAGCCTTGGTCCAAGGTGAAGTATAACGACGAGTTCTGCGAACCCTACAAGGAAATAGGCCGCCGAGGATACCCGCCCGAACCGAAGTTCCCCATGGTTCCCGAAATTTATGCGAGGCTTGGACGACAGTACCGAGTTCAGTACGTTTATTCCGGTACGCTTCCGCTGAACGAAAATGTGATTAGCTACTTGTTCGACAATATGCCTTTCACGGCGGAACTCATCAACGCCTATCTCGAAGAAAACTATACGCTCGAATACACGCATCCGAGTAGACGTTTCTTTAACGGGAGCAACGGGCGTAGCCTTTCTGGGGAGTTCTACTGGGCCTTGCAGGATAGCGCTGGAAAAAAGCTTGGGATGCGCAATACGTTCTTTGGCTATGGACATGCCCAGGTTCTCAAGTGGTCCTTGCATGGAACCGCGATTGCCTACCTGGATATGGATCCCATTCCCGGCAACAGGATTAAGTATAAGTTAACGGCGATTGTGTTCCCGGGTAATTCGGTGTTGAATTCCATTATGCAGATGAACGTGTTCCGGAGCGTGGTGAATTCAAAAATTGAACATATCGTAAACGATGTCAAGAAAGCTGCCAAGATGTATTTTGACGGCAACAAGGAACCGATGCTCAAGAGCGCATCGCTAAAGTCTACCGAGAATGTCCAGTATGTACTGGATTTCGAGGAGGTGGTGAACGGTGCGCATTGGGAGCTGGGCGATTTTGAACGTCTGCAGAAGGCCCGCAAGCAAAAGCGTGAGCAGGACATGCAGGCGGTCCCCATCATGGTGAACGATATTCAGAAAATCAAGGAATCGAAATGAGTGCTGAAAGAGAATCTATGGAATCCCTGCTTGCGCGGGTGACGGAACGTCGTCGTGAGCTTTTGACGTCTGTGGTGGACCGCCGTACAAGACATTTCTGTATGGTGCTGGAAGATCTTTTTGATCCGCACAACATTTCTGCCGTGATCCGCACCGCAGAAGTCTTTGGGCTTCAGGATGTTCATATTATTGAAGAAGACAATGCCTACAGCGTGAACAAGTCCATTCTGAAGGGTTCTTACAAGTGGATGAGTCTGTACCTTTACAAGAAGCGCATGCTCTGCATGGAAAAGCTGCGCGCGAAGGGTTACAAGATTGCGGTTGCAAGTACGAATACGACGAATTCTGTTCTGGATCTGGATCTGAGCCAGCCGACGGCATTCTACCTGGGAAGTGAATTCCACGGGAACCACCCCGATACGCTTGCCCATGCCGACTATGAATTCAAGCTTCCGCAGTACGGCATTACCGAATCGATGAACGTTTCTGTTGCCGGGGGCGTTCTGATGACCTACCTCGACGTGTTCATGCAGAAGGAAGGCCGCGAAAAGTTCCTGCTTAAAAAGGAAGAACGCGACGCCCTGCTCTGGGACTGGCTCGACCGCCACGTAAACGGCATCGAGAACAATAGCCCCATTACGCGAGTGGAAGAGTAAGCGGCGAAACCGCCCAATAAACTTTCGTTTAAAGATGCTTCAAAGCCCCCTTTTTAGGGGGCTTTCTCCTATGTTGCACGTAAAAAATGCTAGATTAGCACTCAAATGAAAAAGTATACGGCTCTTTATTTTTCAGTCGGCCTAGTGGTCATACTGGCCCTGATAATTCTTGTTTTCG containing:
- a CDS encoding RNA methyltransferase codes for the protein MSAERESMESLLARVTERRRELLTSVVDRRTRHFCMVLEDLFDPHNISAVIRTAEVFGLQDVHIIEEDNAYSVNKSILKGSYKWMSLYLYKKRMLCMEKLRAKGYKIAVASTNTTNSVLDLDLSQPTAFYLGSEFHGNHPDTLAHADYEFKLPQYGITESMNVSVAGGVLMTYLDVFMQKEGREKFLLKKEERDALLWDWLDRHVNGIENNSPITRVEE